The Pyxidicoccus sp. MSG2 DNA segment CGGAGCTCTCCGGCCTGCGCCTCGCCCCCACGGGCAGGGCGGAGATGGTGGAGGAGCACGCCTCCATCCGCCAGGCCGTGCTGCTGCTGCTCACCACCACGCCCGGTGAGCGCGTCATGCGCCCGGACTATGGCTGCGAGCTGCACCGCCTGCTGTTCGCCAGCAATGACGACACCACCGCCGGCCTCGCCATCCACTACGTGCGCCGCGCGCTGGAGCGCTGGGAGCCGCGAATCGCGGTGCTCCACCTGGACGCCACGCGCAGCTCGGACGAGCCTCACCGGCTGGACATCTCCCTG contains these protein-coding regions:
- a CDS encoding GPW/gp25 family protein produces the protein MSAPRYRTWRFAHPDFEMAELSGLRLAPTGRAEMVEEHASIRQAVLLLLTTTPGERVMRPDYGCELHRLLFASNDDTTAGLAIHYVRRALERWEPRIAVLHLDATRSSDEPHRLDISLEYRVRATGRTERLAYPFSLTGGPT